From the genome of Oryza glaberrima chromosome 1, OglaRS2, whole genome shotgun sequence:
AGCAAAAGCTATACTACTATTGTTGATGCccagaaagaaaagagaggggaGCTGTGATGTGGATATATTTATAACCATCTACCTACAAGCAGTACTACAAGCTCTCCCTCCTCTTGATGCTGCAAATtcatatgatgatgatgatcatcaTCCCAACACCCCAAATTAACCAGATCGACCAAACGATCCTCCCAAATTAAAGCTGCCCTAACCAAGGAGTACCACCATGACCATCAACGAATTTCAGCGAGATATGGAGATCTCGATGGGGGTCCCCATGCATCATGCAACGTGTGACAAATACGGGTGCTGCTGCCTATGACCTTATGACTTGGGTTACAGATTAGTCAAGGAAGAGGAAGGTAAAGTTACCACCTCAATGTACCACACACCAGATCCGGACACACAACATCCTCCGAAAAATattgtaaataaaaattaaaagggTTATAAATACCACGAAAATTCGGGGAGAGACGAAGAGATCTAGATCAGGTGAGAACCTGCTCCAATTTTTTAATAGAAACAAAAGTGTGTGAagtaaaaaggagaaaagaatctTTTATCAAACTCAACCCACCCTTCTCTCTACGGAGCGGTACAGCTCAGAAACAAAAGAGACCCAAACCCgaagacccaaaaaaaaacccgAAGCGAATAAATAACGCGGCGAAGACACGAACCCACGAacccaacaaaacaaaacaaacgcAAGAGCCACCACGACTCCAACGAGGAATATGAGAGCGCGCGGCCCGGTAGTTTCCGCGGAGGGGCAAAAGCGGAAACAGAAAAAAAGTCGCCGAGCGAAATGCAGGCGAGGAAAAAGGAAGGACGTCATCTTCCCCACGACATCGATATGAGACGagacggagaggaggaggtggaggtagGAGGCGTGTGTTACCTGTGGTGGTGTGCgtctccgacggcggcggcggcggcggaccgcgTCGGGAAGGACGAAGCGGACCTCAGGTTGGACCCCCGCGTGTACGAcccggtggtggtggatgggggcggcggcggcatgagcttctccgccggcgccgacgagcggcGCAGGAtcttgccggcggcggaggcggtctGGCGGCGctgcgaggaggagggagccgcgTTGGCCGAGGAGGACGCGTCGCGCCGGCAGCGGGACCGCTTGTTGTGCCCCCACTGCAGCAGCACGTCGCCACCGGTGCCCGCGCCGTTGGAGCTCGGCGAGGCCGTGTCGGAGGAGTCGgacgggtggtggtggtggtggtggtggtggttgtggtgGGCGTGCGCGTGGTCGCGCGCCGGGCTccaggcggcggccgacgaggacgacggctgCGGCGCCCGAGCGCGCAGCGGCTTGGAATCGAGCTGTGACGACGGGAGGTACGACGAGAGGCGGGAGCTGTCCGCGGCGACGGCCatgccgccatcgtcgtccttGCAGGATCTCGACGCCGGCTTCCGTGTCACGCTaccgcttcctccgccgccgccgttggctaGCGGGAGGCAGTCCGGGCTAAGCCTTTGGTACCTGGAGTGAATCAAAACGCGCCGATTAGCGATTTGATCGGAGGAAAGAGATCTGCTACAAAATGCGAGTCGCAAATCGGGCCTTCTCAGACCATCTCATGGAATGGAAATAAAACGAACAGATCGAACTCTGCAGATGCAACAGAAGCAGGGTTGAACAGGAGGCACCAAAATGACcgaaaatttgacaacaaaccAACCAGTTCTTGAAAGGGAACACGGCCACAAAGAACATGAACAAACTGACATGAACTATGGCTCTCATCATCCCAGAAAGAGTACCCATGGTTGCAAAACGACCAAACGATCCGATGCTTTTGTACCCAGACTCTAAAACAGCCAGAGAGGAACCAAGAAAAGCAAAAGACGATTATACTGAGATTATGAGCAGAAGACTGCGAAATACGGAGAGAATGAAATCGGGTCAAAACGAGACGCACGAATTCCACGCGAATTAGCGAAACCGGCATAGAAACAGTGAAGTAGAGATCAATCGAaccgcaacagcagcaacaccaTGAAATCCAAAAATCAAACGAACAGAACAAAACCATCAGACAGATTAACAAGTAGAATCACAAAGGACAGCAATTCGACAAGGAGGCCGGCCATCACCGGCCGGCAGGCAGGCAAATCAACCAAATCGCTTCACCAGCCGAACAAAAAACCGAAAGAGGAAAACAAAACCGAACGCGAACCATAGAAACAACATAGCGATCTGACACAGAAGAGAGCAAGAAACGAGGAACCGCAGGAACAACCGAACAAGGACGAGAGGCTCGAGGGCCTGGAGATCTGCCGTCTACCTCATCATGTCCAATGCCGGGAGGGCTTTCAGTCTCAGGGCgcacggcgacgcggcgtgTCTGCCAATCGCGTGGACCTCCAGGGAGCCACGCATGAAAAAATGGCCGTCGGCCACCGGCTCCGGCCGCCCGCGCGTCCCTCCCTTCTTACCGTCCAAACCAATcgctcccttcttcctcctcctcgtccgtcAAGTCGCGagcagacgacgacgatgaacgAGATGCGAGAAGCCGCCGGGAAATTTACAGGGGAAAAAAATcgtgagaagaagaagaacaggcgacagaggagggaggaggaagacggagaGGAGGGCAGCAATGGCGATGGGAAGCAGAGTCGGGGTCCAAATAGAGGCTTTATCTTTTCCGTTCTTCCCGTTTTGCCCCCCGCCACGGGTGGCAATTCACCGTTCTGCCACCGCTTCTGATCTGACAAAACTGCCCCCGCGCGGGCCGTGGCAGATTGGTGATTTGTGTGAATTTCCCGGGCTCATTCGtacgaaggaaaaaaaaactccagagagggaaggagaggaggagatccgATTCCGAGCGGCCTCCGTGATCTCATCCTCTCTTGCACTGCAAGCCAGTGGGAGATTTCCTTTCGAACGGACGTCACCGGCAAGTGGCTGTGACAGGTGGGCCACTCGAAAATCGAGATACGtgtggcccacatgtcggtcAGAGTAGAGACTGCCCACCAATAGCCGCCCGCGTGGTGTTTGAAACGGGGTGGTACTCCGCGCGATCATGTGCCACGTGGACGGTAAATGGCCTACTGCAAGCCTGCCACGTAGATGCCCGTAACTCGCGCGCCCCCCACGTTGACGACGCGTTTTGCATCACTGACATCGTGGTCCCACAGATGCATGTGTCCCCAGTAGTCAGAGAGCTACATGTCCTGGACAAGAGAGGCTCACGAACCAACGGACGCGATCGTGTTGAGATCGTGGCGGGTACTAGTATGGGGGTGGATACAGTTCGTCGATCGTGTCAGAGGTTGGGCGGTAGTAGGCACGTGAGGAGGAGGCTGCCTATTGGTTGTGACTTGAGCTGTGATCGGTTTAGGGATCGGGGCACCATGAATCATGATCGGCTCACCGATGGGTGGAGGCTCAAGGCAAAGCATGTCCCGTGCACAAATCAATACAGCAGCCTGACTTGGTTTAACTGATCAATCAACATTCACTTTCAATCATACTGAATAttttattactataaatttTGATACAACAAATCAAATACTAGTATCTCTTTACCATTGCTACTCTATTAAAATTTAGTTAGATAGAACTTGCGGAGAATGTGTTAATATTCATAGGTGGAGGTATCAGTTAGGGCTTCGACAAATATATCAATTGAACTTACGTGGTAGATAGTAAAAAAGCATcaacaagttaaaaaaaatcaaggtaGAGAATGATATAATATTTGATCCAGTTGTATTTGTATGTGTAGGTTTCTTCTTGCAGCTTTTTGGGAAGTGCTCTTGAAATTTCTCTAcataaggcctggtttagttcccaattttttcttcaaacttttaactttttcatcacatcaaaacttttctacacacataaactttcaacttttccatcacatcgttctaatttcaatcaaactttcaattttagcgtgaactaaacacacctaaaACGCAGACGCATGGACCGTCTTCCTCTCTTCAACTGGCAGTTGGAATTCCCCTTCCCGCAAGGAGGTCCTCATCCGAGTTAATCATGTTAACCGGGATTTTTCACATTAGTTTAGGTGTAGTTGTGTTCAAGCTCAAGTCGACGGTGGCCAACATCAATCTCCTGCATTGGAGCCATTCCCTGTTAGTTGCATCTGCTTCTTGTTTGCGGAATGAGTCGACCTCCACCATGCCTCCTAGGTGAGATTAAATAATCGTGCTCCCTTTTAACTACTAGGAGTATGGTGGATTTTCTCGGGATGAAAGCCTCATCCTCAGTCCCAAAGAAAACAAGGTAGTGTTGGCCGTTCTCTACTTCTCTAACAATCTATCCACGCTATCAATAACCTTCTTCCTTGTCGCAAAGTGACGGATCTTGAAGAGGCGGCTGATGATTTCTAGATGTACCTCAACCCCCATCTCGAAGAGGCTCCAAAATGGGAACACATTTTTTCCTTCATTTGGAGATTGCCATGGACTGACTAGCCTTGCTATCGCCATTATCATCAATGGAGAATCCCATGGAAGAACCAGAGTTTGGGACATGATTGCTTTTTTAAGTTTCTTCAAAAGCCCTTCTTTGCTTATTTGTTGCACAATGTGTAATTTACCCACGTTCCTAGGGGCTACCTTGCAAATACATCAATCCTCTCAGCTAGctttttactccctctgtccaaaagaaaaaaaagccaacATCGTATTAGtacgtgacacatcctagtactaggttcatttttttagaCATAGGGAGTTTATAGTAACTATGAAGGTAGCTCGCGCAACGTAAAATATGTTTGAAAAACTTGTAGGGAAAAAATATCAACCGGATGAGCCTGCCACACTTCAAAAGTATTATTTCTCCATATATTTTCTTCATGGATATTGCTTGCACTTTTTTTCGAAACTATTTGTTAGTTTTAAaccatataatatttaatttattcctatAAGAAATTATTTATGATATTTTTCATTATATAGAGAGAAGGTTGACTTAGTTTGTCTAAAAAACATGTCTTAGAAATTAAGTATAAATTAAACGTATGATGTTTTCCAGTTCTAATTGAATGTTTGGAGTCCATCTTTTTTAATAAATCCTGAAAACTATTATTATTAATAAATGTATTTTATTTGTACCATTAAGGTAGCATTCCTTCTAATTGATTCGCATTAGGGTAATTTGTTATATACTTGCATATGAATAAATAAAGACAGACAAGATACACATATACTATATCCCACTTCCTATGATACATAATATATAgtgtaattttatttgaaaacacCTAGTTAATATGAgtcctaaaatttaaatttaagtaacaaatataaatttaaacaaaatatgttttgttattagtgttTCTTATAGGTAGATGGAAGGTAATTAGTATCAAAACATTATGGTAATGGAACATGCGGTGTTTATTTTGATTTAGGTGAAAATCAAGAATCATACTATTTTACCAATCCCTTTTAATTTTGCTTGTCCTCTATTTTCGCTATTCATGTTAATATCTCGTTGCCTGTCTCTTTCATGGGGctgaacaaagaaaaaaaaatcagatcaaAATAGATTAAACTCAATAAACACCGTTGTTCAATCCAAGTTTAGGCTGGTTTCAGGATCAAAACATATTGTTTTAAGTAGAGTTCAGAGTGCTGGAACTAATCTTCTCTGGTCTTGCTTCGCTACGGTGTTTTGGCCGCTTTGACttgcatttacggctaattttTTCGGTGGTAGATAACGTGCCTATTGACTATGAGGCGTATGtggtgactttgtcaatctcaagatataccgACCGGTTCTTCCGGAGATGCTCATAGTGATAGGGTGTATATGTGTGAGTTTATAAGGGTGAGTGTGTGTACGTTGTGAACGTCTATGTTTATAT
Proteins encoded in this window:
- the LOC127782230 gene encoding uncharacterized protein LOC127782230 isoform X2, which translates into the protein MRGSLEVHAIGRHAASPCALRLKALPALDMMRYQRLSPDCLPLANGGGGGSGSVTRKPASRSCKDDDGGMAVAADSSRLSSYLPSSQLDSKPLRARAPQPSSSSAAAWSPARDHAHAHHNHHHHHHHHPSDSSDTASPSSNGAGTGGDVLLQWGHNKRSRCRRDASSSANAAPSSSQRRQTASAAGKILRRSSAPAEKLMPPPPPSTTTGSYTRGSNLRSASSFPTRSAAAAAVGDAHHHRSAVEERSGGGHKRSPDKAHKSALDAALHMDSKNNHHHHHHDSSVTANGGAGAGEKIGSERFELPRIYISLSRKEKEDDFLIMKGTKLPQRPKKRAKNVDKTLQYVFPGMWLSDLTRGRYEVREKKCVKKRRRGLKGMESMDSDSE
- the LOC127782230 gene encoding uncharacterized protein LOC127782230 isoform X1, with protein sequence MRGSLEVHAIGRHAASPCALRLKALPALDMMRYQRLSPDCLPLANGGGGGSGSVTRKPASRSCKDDDGGMAVAADSSRLSSYLPSSQLDSKPLRARAPQPSSSSAAAWSPARDHAHAHHNHHHHHHHHPSDSSDTASPSSNGAGTGGDVLLQWGHNKRSRCRRDASSSANAAPSSSQRRQTASAAGKILRRSSAPAEKLMPPPPPSTTTGSYTRGSNLRSASSFPTRSAAAAAVGDAHHHRSAVEERSGGGHKRSPDKAHKSALDAALHMDSKNNHHHHHHDSSVTANGGAGAGEKIGSERFELPRIYISLSRKEKEDDFLIMKGTKLPQRPKKRAKNVDKTLQYVFPGMWLSDLTRGRYEVREKKCVKKVYSTLHLAFSVHAFCVFLQTRRGKLPRFRASVSQIGWV